In a single window of the Methylococcus sp. Mc7 genome:
- a CDS encoding heavy metal translocating P-type ATPase, with protein sequence MKDPNDSSDDQGLRLSILGMRCAGCVEAVETALKDVPGVESVSVNFGDHSALVKGKADPESLKAALKEAGYDGAVMEALEDPAAQERAEEERYRELLKKAAWAGSLGVPLMLGAHLDWFPMIGTSAGTTFWTLVSLLTLAVLYFSGGHFFRGAVKSLQHRQANMDTLIALGTGAAWFYSTVAIDSADLLPAQGQHAYFEAAAIIIAFINFGSALETRARGKTSSAIRALIGLQPRTARVIRDGQELDVPISEVGLDEVLRVRPGEKIPVDGALIEGRSTVDESMLTGEPIPVEKGEGDTVVAGTLNQSGTFLFRATRIGRDTVLAQIIASVRQAQATKPEIARLVDKVSAVFVPAVVGISAFTFLVWWIFGPAPSFGYAFVTAMTVLVIACPCALGLATPISIMVAVGRAAQHGILIRRGEALQSAGRLTAVVLDKTGTITEGRPSVMGIDTAKGWSEKRVLGLAASLEAGSEHPLASAVLRAAEAGGIATSTVDGFVAEPGHGVAGSVDGVRLLLGNVVMLEKYGVDLRAFETQLASCFEEALTPLLLAADGQVVGLLRVADPIKPDAREAVQRLKELGVRVLMVTGDHEATAQAIGRAAGIDEVRAQVLPQDKATVVKDLQSRGEIVGMVGDGINDAPALAQADVGFAIGTGTDIAIESGDVVIMAGSPLKVSETVHLSRLTVRNIKQNLLGAFIYNTLSIPVAAGILYPFAGVLLNPMIAGAAMALSSVTVVTNANRLRWL encoded by the coding sequence ATGAAAGACCCTAACGATTCGAGCGACGACCAAGGCCTGCGCCTGTCCATCTTAGGCATGCGCTGTGCGGGTTGCGTCGAGGCCGTCGAAACTGCATTGAAGGATGTGCCGGGAGTGGAGTCGGTCAGCGTCAACTTCGGCGACCATTCCGCCCTGGTCAAGGGCAAGGCCGATCCGGAAAGCTTGAAGGCCGCGCTCAAGGAGGCGGGCTACGACGGGGCGGTGATGGAGGCCCTCGAAGACCCTGCCGCGCAGGAGCGGGCCGAAGAGGAACGCTACCGGGAACTGCTGAAAAAAGCCGCCTGGGCCGGCTCCCTCGGCGTGCCGCTGATGCTGGGGGCGCATCTGGATTGGTTCCCGATGATCGGGACGTCGGCCGGAACGACGTTCTGGACCCTCGTTTCGCTGCTCACGCTGGCCGTGCTCTATTTCTCCGGCGGGCATTTCTTCCGCGGCGCGGTCAAGTCGCTCCAGCACCGCCAGGCCAACATGGACACGCTGATCGCGCTCGGAACCGGCGCGGCCTGGTTCTATTCGACGGTGGCCATCGATTCCGCCGATCTGCTGCCGGCGCAAGGGCAGCACGCCTATTTCGAAGCGGCGGCGATCATCATCGCCTTCATCAATTTCGGTTCGGCGCTGGAGACGCGCGCCCGCGGCAAGACCTCCTCCGCGATCCGCGCGTTGATCGGCCTGCAGCCCCGCACCGCGCGGGTGATCCGCGACGGCCAGGAACTCGACGTACCGATTTCCGAGGTCGGATTGGACGAGGTCCTGAGGGTGCGGCCGGGCGAAAAGATTCCGGTGGACGGCGCCCTGATCGAGGGCCGGTCGACGGTCGACGAGTCCATGCTGACCGGCGAGCCGATTCCGGTGGAAAAAGGCGAGGGCGATACGGTGGTGGCGGGTACCCTGAACCAGTCCGGCACCTTCCTGTTCCGCGCCACCCGCATCGGCCGCGATACCGTCCTGGCCCAGATCATCGCCAGCGTGCGGCAGGCCCAGGCCACCAAGCCCGAGATCGCCCGTCTGGTGGATAAAGTCTCCGCGGTGTTCGTGCCGGCGGTGGTCGGTATCTCGGCCTTCACCTTCCTGGTCTGGTGGATCTTCGGGCCGGCGCCTTCGTTCGGCTATGCCTTCGTCACCGCGATGACGGTGCTGGTCATCGCCTGTCCCTGCGCTTTGGGGCTGGCGACGCCGATTTCGATCATGGTCGCGGTCGGGCGTGCCGCGCAGCACGGCATCCTCATCCGCCGCGGCGAGGCGTTGCAGAGCGCGGGCCGGCTCACCGCCGTGGTGCTGGACAAGACGGGTACGATCACCGAAGGCCGGCCCAGCGTGATGGGCATCGATACGGCCAAGGGCTGGTCGGAGAAACGCGTGCTGGGTCTGGCCGCGAGCCTCGAGGCAGGGTCCGAACATCCGCTCGCTTCGGCTGTGCTGCGCGCCGCGGAGGCGGGCGGGATAGCGACGTCTACGGTGGACGGTTTCGTCGCGGAGCCCGGTCACGGCGTCGCCGGGAGCGTCGACGGCGTTCGGTTGCTGCTCGGCAACGTGGTCATGCTGGAAAAGTACGGCGTGGATTTGCGGGCTTTCGAAACCCAACTGGCGAGCTGCTTCGAGGAGGCGCTGACGCCGCTCCTGCTTGCGGCCGACGGCCAGGTGGTCGGCCTGCTGCGGGTCGCCGACCCGATCAAGCCGGACGCCCGCGAGGCGGTGCAGCGCCTGAAGGAACTCGGCGTCCGGGTATTGATGGTGACCGGCGATCATGAAGCCACCGCCCAGGCGATCGGCCGCGCGGCCGGCATCGACGAGGTCCGCGCCCAGGTGTTGCCACAGGACAAGGCGACGGTGGTGAAGGATCTCCAGTCGCGCGGCGAGATCGTCGGCATGGTCGGCGACGGCATCAACGATGCGCCGGCCCTTGCGCAAGCCGATGTGGGCTTCGCCATCGGCACCGGCACCGACATCGCGATCGAAAGCGGCGACGTCGTGATCATGGCGGGTTCGCCGCTGAAAGTCTCCGAAACCGTTCATTTGTCGCGGCTGACGGTGCGCAACATCAAGCAGAATCTGCTGGGGGCGTTCATTTACAACACCCTGAGCATACCGGTCGCGGCGGGTATCCTGTACCCGTTCGCCGGCGTGCTGCTGAACCCGATGATCGCAGGTGCCGCCATGGCACTTTCTTCGGTCACCGTGGTGACCAACGCCAATCGTTTACGCTGGCTATGA
- a CDS encoding MEDS domain-containing protein, producing MTEFARPMVSLGFTAELFPPGTHMCYLYNDEQERLEIMSAFVRSGIEAGEKIAYFVEEMSPQALRDYFADLGIVPAEEAQLDIDPSVEVYCPDGRFSPDRMLGRLCSAYEDGIRDGFGGVRLTGEMHWALRGLPGSERLAEYESRINLLVVDCPLTVICQYDANHFDGATLFKVLNAHPMMIVRGQVVHNPYYLPPQEYFARYPAPNA from the coding sequence ATGACGGAATTCGCACGGCCCATGGTTTCGCTGGGTTTCACCGCGGAGCTTTTTCCGCCCGGCACCCATATGTGCTACCTCTACAACGATGAACAGGAACGCCTGGAAATCATGTCCGCGTTCGTGCGCAGCGGTATCGAAGCCGGGGAAAAGATCGCATATTTCGTCGAGGAAATGAGCCCTCAGGCGCTGCGCGACTACTTCGCGGACCTTGGCATCGTGCCCGCGGAAGAAGCGCAGTTGGACATCGATCCGTCCGTCGAGGTGTATTGCCCGGATGGCCGCTTCTCGCCCGACAGGATGTTGGGCCGCCTGTGTTCGGCCTATGAGGACGGTATCAGGGACGGGTTCGGCGGTGTCCGGCTGACCGGTGAAATGCATTGGGCGCTGCGGGGGCTGCCGGGTTCGGAGCGGCTGGCTGAATACGAGTCCCGCATCAACCTCCTGGTGGTCGATTGCCCGCTCACCGTGATCTGCCAGTACGACGCCAATCACTTCGACGGCGCCACCCTGTTCAAGGTGCTCAACGCCCATCCCATGATGATCGTGCGGGGACAGGTCGTCCACAATCCGTACTATCTCCCTCCCCAGGAATATTTCGCCCGTTATCCGGCGCCAAATGCCTGA